In Natrinema sp. HArc-T2, the genomic window TCGGTTCCTCCCACTGGAAGTAGTTGACGCCGTACGGACAGGCAACCTGACAGTACCGACAGCCGATACAGACGTCGTAATCGGTCAGCACCAGCCCGCCCTCGTCGCGAGTATGTCGTGCTGTCGTCGGACACACCTTCTCGCAGGGGGCGTCGGTACAGTGTTGACACGGGCGGACGAGGAAGTTGAACTGGCGGTGGCTCTCGAAGTTGTCGGGGTCGGGTGACTCGACGTCGCCGTCCTCGAACGCGAGGACGTACATCCAGTTGGCCCCCAGATCCCAGTTGTGCTCTGCGTTGCAGGCAGTCACACAGGAGAGACAGCCGTCGCAGTACTCGAGGTCGATCGTCATTCCCCACTGCGTCGCGTCCTCGTCGGGGTGGACCTCACCGGGGTCTTCGACGGCCTCCTGTTCGGGCTCTTGCTGGTCGACCGCCCCCCAGCCGAGACTGGCGAAGCCGACGCCGGCACCCGCCTTCTTGAGCATCTCCCGGCGGGACTCCTCGCCGGTGGCGAACTTCGAGAGCATCGCGCCGATCCCACCCTCGTCGTCCCCGTCGTCCGGGCTGGCGATCGGCCGCTCGTCCTCGCCGAATTCCTCCATCACGTCGTCGTGATACCGCTCGTGGAACTCCTCTTCCGAGAGCTCCCCCTTCGTGACCCGCATCGCGTCTTTCCCCATCTCCATCCCGAGTTCGGTGTCGTACTCGGTCTCGTCGAGCAGGTCCTCGAGTTCGTCCTGCCACGACTCGCCGAGCGGATGAAACGGTTCGTCTGTTCCGTCGGGCCCCTCCCCAGGTGCCGGGTCGTCAGAACTCATCGTTTCCTCCCTGTCGGAGCTCGCAGCTCACGTGGCGTCCCCGCCGGTCGCTGTCGGTTCCACCCTGCAGGAACTGATCGGGAAGATACTGGCGTCGGATACATAGGTACCTCGTGACAATGAAACTACGTCAAGGATTAGCATAGTGGCCGGCCTTGCGAGTGACGGGGCACCGGCAGGTGACCGGCAATTCGACGCCCACTACAGACAGCAACTGCGAACCGTTCTACCGAGACTGCAATCACGACGCGTCGCTTACGGCGTCACCGTTCGCTTTTCGTGGTGCAAGAGTGATCGGGGTTTGGTTTGAATACTCGTTTCGGAAGCGTTCGCTCGAGTCGCCGGATTCGAAGAGCGTACCGGTGTAGCCAAGATTCAGAAGTGACGCAGACCACTCACGCACCACGCATCGCTCGTCGGTTGTGGTCGATGGAAAAGCGCCGAGAGGGAGATTTGAACTCCCGAGTCCGTGAGGACAGCAGATTTCGAATCTGCCGCCTTGGCCGGGCTAGGCTATCTCGGCTCACTCACTTCTACTCGAGAGACGTTTTTACCCGTTTCGATTTTCTCGCTCTCTGTGAGAGAGTGCCGTCCAACAGCCGATGTCGGTCCCGGTCGACCTGCCATCCAGCAACGCAGGCCGCGTATCGACCGGGAGACAGCCCGATTATCCCGTGTTCTTCATACCAGCCGCAATACCCTTGACCGTCAGTCTGAGCGATCGTTCTTCGATGTCGGTCCGATCAGTCTGGGCAAGCAGGTAGACCTGCAGCATGTTCAGCGGATCGACGTATGGGTTTCGCCGCTCTAAGTTCTCGCCGAGCCAGTCGCGGGTATGGAGCTGGTCACGCTGGCCGATCTCGGTAATCAGGTCGGTTGCCCGCTCGTACTCGCCGCTCACGCGTGGGAAGAACCGCTCGCGCAGGTCCGGCTCGGCCAGGTCGGCGTACCGGTCGGCAATCTCGAGTTCGGTCCGCGACAGCGAGAGCGCGGCGTTGTCGAGCGTCGTCCGGAAGAACGGCCATTCCTCGTACATCGTCTGTAAGGTCTCTATCGACCCACCATCCTCGAGATACGCCTCAACGCCAGTCGCGAGGGCGTACCACCCCGGCAGGATACACCGTGACTGGGTCCACGAGAACACCCACGGGATCGCCCGCAGGTCTTCGACGGTGCGCTCGCCAGATCGGGAGGCCGGTCGCGACCCCAGATCGAGGTCTTCGATGACGGTGATCGGCGTCGCCTGCTCGAAGTACTGGACGAAGCCGTCGCTCTCCAAGAGGTCGCGGTACTCCGTGCGGGCGGCGTCAGCCATCGTCTCCATAGCCTCGAACCACTCCTCGCGGACCTCCTCTTCGGGCTGGTCCAGCGCCTGCTTGCGCGCCCGGAGCTGGGCGTTGAGCATCTGTTCGATGTTGCGCTCGGCGATCCGCGGATTGGCGTACTTTTCGGCGATGGCTTCGCCCTGTTCGGTGAACTTGACCTGCCCCGTGACCGTCGAGTTCGGCAGCGCCAGCAGCGCCTCGTTCATCGGCCCGCCGCCCCGCGAAATCGAGCCGCCACGACCGTGGAACAGCCGCATCGTCACGTCGTGGTCGTCGCAGATCTCCCCCAGCCGGCGCTGGTTCTTGTACAGCGACCAGTTCGCCGCCAGGAAGCCGTTTTCCTTGTTCGAGTCGGAGTAGCCCAGCATGATCTCCTGGGTGCGCCCGCGGGCCTCGAGCGCCTGCGCGTAGGCCTCGTTTTCGAACAGCGTGCCCATGATCCGCCGGGCCCCCGAGAGGGCGTACTCGGTCTCGAGCAGCGGAACGATGTCGACGCCCGAATGTTCGGGCAGGGAAATAACGCCGGCCTGATCGGCCAAGAACAACACCTCGAGGACGTGACTCGGTTCCTCGGTCATCGAGATGCAGTAGGTGTCGATGGCGTGGACACCGTACTCGGCCTGCCAGTCGGCGAGGCTGTCGAACAACTCGAGGACGCGCGCCGAGTCGTCCGAGAGATCGGCGGTCTCGCCGAGGTCGATCACTGGCTCGTCCTGCAAGACGGCGTCGGTCAGCAACTCGACACGTTCATCCTCCGAGAGGGCGCGGTAGTCGATCCCCTCGTGCTCGAGTGCGTCAGCGATGGCGTCGGTGTGCTTCTGTTGGTGGTCGCGCAGGTCGAGACTCGCCAGCGAGAAGCCGAAGGTGGCGACCTGCCGGCGGATCGGATCGACGTGGGCGTCGGCGACGCTGTCTGCGTTGTTGTTGCGCAGGCTCTCGGCGATAACTTTGAGATCGCCACGGAGTTCGTCGACGTCGTCGTAGCCACCCGGTCGCACGTCGCCGACGCGGCGGAGTCGCTCGCGCATGAGTTTGAGTTTCTGCCGGTAGGGCTCGTCGGGGTAGCGCTGCTCGGCTGTACGTGCGCTGCCGGGCAGGCGCTCGCGGTCGCGCTCGAGGGAGGCCTGAAACGCGGAGCCGGCGTCGATCCGGCTGCCGTCCTGGCTCAGGACACCGGAGAGGCGTTTGAGCTGGTCGCGGTAGCGATCGAGGATGACCGAGCGCTGGCGCTCGAGCGTGTTCGCCGTGACTTCGGGGGTGACGTAGGGGTTGCCGTCGCGGTCGCTGCCAGCCCACGAGCGGAACTCGAAGAGTTTCGGAATATCGAGGGTGCCGGGAACTTCCGCGTCGATCGCGTCGTGGAGTTCGTCGTAGACGTCGCCGACGACGTCGAACAGCGTGTTCTCCAAGTACCACTGGACGTTCCGCGCTTCGTCTTCGGGTTCCGGCTGGCGGTTGCGAACCTGTGGCGTCTGCCAGAGGCTCGTCACTTCGGCGTCGATATCCTGCCAGAGTTGGCGTTCCTCCTTGTCGGTCAGGAGTCGCTCGTCCAAGGTCTCGAGCGACGTGGAAATCTCCCGCAGTTTGGACTTAACCGTCTTGCGGCGGGCCTCGGTCGGATGTGCAGTGAAGGTCGGTTCGATCAGGACATCGTCGAGAATCTGCCGAACGGTCTCGACGTCGCCTTCGCCGAGTTCTTCGGCCGCAGCCTCGAGACTGTCCTCGAGGGTGCCCGCCTGAGAGTCCGTGCGGATGGTTCGGACCCGCTCGCGCTCTTCGGCGAGGTTGATCAACTCGAAGTAGGTCGTAAACGCACGCGCAACGGTCCGCTGTCGGTGTGGCGACAGTCCCTCGAGTTCCGTCACGAGCGGCTCGCGTGACTCGAGGTCGCCGGCGCGGTAGTCGATCGCCGCCCGCCGACACGACTCGACCGTCTCGAACGCCCCACGAGAGGTCTGACCCTCGAGGACGTCGCCGAGTAACGCACCGAGTTCGCGGACGTCCTGTCTGACGCCTCTGTTATGGAGTTGCATACCGTGTGGATGTGCGTGCCGTGTTAAAAAGCCCTCGCCGGAAGACCCCGATTACGTCCATCGTTTTTCCTGATAGTTACTGGTGGTGAAACGCGTCGATCGGACGCGGTGACGACGTGCCCGGACATCGACCTGTTCGGTCTCGGAACGGCAACCAGTACAGAATTATTCACTACATATGTTAATAGTATACTCGACTGTGTGCAGTTCACACACCTTCGGCATTCACTTTCGATCGGCGAACAACAGACGATTTCGATTATCTCACCTGCAATTCGATCGCACGGAAGTCGGCGGCAGTGCGGAGCGCAGTACTACTCGTCCGTATATCACGTACAGACTCGCCGAATCCACTCCTCGAAGTCGATCCGTGGCTCCCCCGCGGATCTTCGAGGCACTCTGTAAGGCCGACTACGGCGCATCGTATCCACGAACCATGTCGGTCAGGCCGGCTGCGTGTCCAGGATAGTCACCCAGTGAGTCGGATTGTCTTCCTCATGATTGCTAGCTGCCCAGTTCGCATCGGCCCACTCCGTGAACGTTTGACCGAAGTCGCACTTATCACACCGTAACTCGTATGTCATATGTGCACATACGCTGCTCGACTGCTTAATAGTACCCCGACACCGCCGCAGGCTGGTCTCGGCCACCCTCTCATCTGATCCGTAACGGGGTTAAACCCGTACTGGGCCGTGAGGAACTCCCACGTCGACTCCGTCACTGTCGTGTTCGAAGTGGGCAGGATCGGATTTCGATGCTACGTTTATCTCTCCGGATAGTGAAGCGCTGGGTAGTGCCGGTGGGCGCTCACCGGCACAGTAGAGAGGTGACCACCTGTGCCAGAAATCAAGACAATCGTCCGCGAAGAGGTCGTAAGCGCGTCCCCAACGACCGCCCTCACGGAGCTGGCAGAGTTGATGGACGACGAGAACGTCGGCAGCATCGTGATCGTTGAAGACGGCCACCCGCGCGGGATCGTGACGGACCGCGATCTTGCGCTCCAGGCAGTCGCCCATGGGGCGGATCCCACGACGGCGACCGCTGCCGACGTGATGAGCGACGACCCCGTCACGGTGGAACTGGACAGCGGTATCCTCGACGTGATCCGTGTGATGACGGACTCGAACGTCCGCCGGATCCCAGCCACTGATGAAGATGGACAGCTCGCCGGAATCGTCACGTTCGACGACTTCGTCGTGCTCCTCAGTCGAGAACTCAAATTGCTCGGCGAGCTCGTCGAAGCTGAAGTCCCGCCATACGAGCACACCTAACTCCGCGACCGGAAACGAGCGAGGGCGGTAACGCTGGCTGTCGGGCCGTCGCCCTGGCAACCACGTTTTGCCGGCGGCTCTGAGCGCTATTCTTCGGTGCTGATCACCGGTGGCTTCCTCGACGCACATCGCGTACGATTCGAGAATGCGTCGTTCGCGCTTGCTCGAGGGAGACCCGATTAGACCACAGCGGTGACCCAGTCTGCGGTGACGAATTTGTAGCGACAGCCCTCACAGAGCGGAAGTTCAACGACCTCGTCCGTCGTCAAATAGACGTGGTACTGCCGAACCGGGACCGCCTCGCCACAGTTGGCACACGTCATGGCGGTCCCTCGTCCTCACCGCCCGGGATGGCGTCTCGAGGGTTGCGTGTTCTCGTCGGTCTAACCGGGCCACTGCCAGTGGCGCGGTGGCGCTGTCGCTGGCTCATCGGTTATTTCTCGCTGACCGCGAGGTCCTTGCCGGCGGCGACGGTCTGGTCCATATCGCGGATGGCGAAGCTCCTGAGTTCGGGGATCTCGCCCGAGGGTTGGATGCTAAGCGGTTTCTGCGGACGGACGGTGACCACAGCAGCGTCACTCGCCTCGATATAGTCGAGGTTCTCTTCGGCGACCTCGCCGCTCGAGGGACCCATCTTCTTGTCGGGGGCGTGGTCGCCATCGATTGGCTCCTCTCACGCGTAGCAGTACCGTCGGGTGTGAGGGTCACTTCAGGGTGAAGACGTGCTCGCGGCTGGCCCCGCAGCTGGGACAGACGTGACGGTAAACGATCCGGCGCCCGTCCGTCCGGCTCTCCCAGTTTCCCTCCTCGTCGACGTACCCGCAGTCCGGACACTTCTTGTCCGTGTGTTCATAACGCTGGCGAGCCCACTCGAGCGGCGTGCTGGCATCTGCGTTAAATGGCACCATACTACATACTAATATCACCACCGGTAAAACGTCTATTGTCACCTATAGTAGCCACTGACAGTCAGTGCACACTGGATCACACGATGACTGTGCGATCGGTGTGTAACTCGTTTCAGTTGTTGCTATAGCTGTGGCGGCAGTAGTCACCGGTGACGTTCCCTGATGGACGTCCCGACGTTCCCCCCTTCCCCCCGGACCACTCCCAATGAGAATCGCACAGACCGGAATGTCCGCTATGAGGTGAAGGAACGTGCCCCGAGGCTTCAGCACCGAGCTGAACCCGACAGGTGCGGTCAATCGTCGGTATACTGCGCACAGACCCGCCGAATGCCTTCCTCGAAGTCAATCTGTGGCACCCAGCCGGTTTCCTCACGGATCTTCGAGGCGTCGGCGCAGGTATCGTGGACGTACACCGACTCGGGAATGGGGTTCTCGACGTACTCCGGTTCGATGGCGGTGTCGAGTTCGTCGTTGATCATCTCGACGACGGTGTTGAAATCGTAGGCCTCGCCGGTTCCCAGGTTGTAGATGCCATCGAGCTCGTTCGTTGCAGCCTGCTCGAGCCCGCGGACGATGTCGGAGACGTGCGTGAAATCGCGCGTCTGGGTGCCGTCGCCGTACAGCACCGGTGCCTCGCCGTTGGCGATGTCGTCGGCGAACTGCGCGATCACGTTGGCGTACTCGCCTTTGTGTTCTTCGGCCCCACCGTAGCCCTGATACACCGAAAAAAAGCGCATCCCGGCCATCGACATGTCGTAGTGATTTGAAAAGTACTCGCCGTAGCGCTCGCGTGCAAGTTTCGAGGCCTCGTAGCCGGTGTTGACACTGACGTCCATGTCTTCCGGCGATGGCTCCGTTCGGCTACCGTAGATCGACGACGTCGAGGCGTAGACGACCGTCTCGCAGCCGTCCTGGCGGGCCTGTTCGACCACGTTGACGAAGCCTTCGACGTTGACTCTGGCACCCGTCGTCGGGTCGTCCTCGTGCATCGCGTACGACGACAACGCCGCAAGGTGGAACACGACGTCGACATCCGTTGGCAGGTCATCGTCCAAGACGCTCGCGTCGACGAACTCGACGTCGTCTGTGAGGTTTTCCGGCGTGCCCAGATAACAGTCGTCGGCGACAGTGACGTCGTTGTCCTCGGCGAGGTGGTTCGCCAGGTTCGATCCGATAAAGCCCGCCCCACCGGTAACGAGGACGGCGTGTCCCTCGAGTGTCATACCGAAACGACCACGCCGGCATCGCATAGATGTTTGGAAGTCCCAGCAGCGCCTCCTGCCTCGGTCCACAGGCTCTTGCCGATACGACCCAGATGGCATCATAATGCGCTACTACGAGGACATCGAAATCGGCGACACCGACGAATTCGGCGAGTACCACCTGACGAAAGACGAACTCCTCGAGTTCGCCGAGCAGTACGACCCCCAACCGTTTCACACCGACGAGGCAACCGCCGAGGACTCGGCGTTCGGCCAACTGATCGCATCAGGCTGGCACACCGCATCGATCTGCATGCGGCTGCTCGTCGACGGTCCACTGCAGGATCGAGCCGGGATGGGGGCTCGCGGCGTCGACGAACTCCGGTGGCACCAGCCCGTGACACCGGGCGATACGCTCTCGATTCGGACCGAAGTCCTCGAGAAACGCGTCTCCGAGAGCGACCCCACCCGTGGCTACGTCGATACCAAACTCGAGGGGATCAACCAAAACGACGAGGTCGTCATCTCCTGGATCGGCCTGGAGATGGTCGCGCGCAGGGATTCGGGAGACGACGAGAGCAGTCAGTGAATAGTGTGGTGGGTAAACGTCAGCGTGCCTCTGATTGCGAGCGCGATCGTCGGCGCTTACTGTTCCGGCGCCATCGCCGGCGCGGTCTCTTCGTGCTCGAGCGTCTCGAGGTAGTCCTCGGCGTCGAGAGCCGCCATGCTGCCGGTGCCGGCGGCGGTGATCGCCTGCCGGTAGCGCGAGTCGGCCACGTCACCGGCGGCGAAGACGCCGTCGACGGCTGTGTGGGTCGTTGCCCGACCTTCGTCGTCCGATTCGGTCTGGATATACCCACTGTCGTCGCGTTCGACGTCGGTTCCCTCGAGGAACTCGGTGTTGGGCGTGTGGCCGATCCCGTAGAAGACGCCGCCGATGTCGACGGTCTCCCGGTCGACGTCGATCCCGTTGTCGGCCTTCTCCGTGGGGTGGCC contains:
- the ppc gene encoding phosphoenolpyruvate carboxylase; protein product: MQLHNRGVRQDVRELGALLGDVLEGQTSRGAFETVESCRRAAIDYRAGDLESREPLVTELEGLSPHRQRTVARAFTTYFELINLAEERERVRTIRTDSQAGTLEDSLEAAAEELGEGDVETVRQILDDVLIEPTFTAHPTEARRKTVKSKLREISTSLETLDERLLTDKEERQLWQDIDAEVTSLWQTPQVRNRQPEPEDEARNVQWYLENTLFDVVGDVYDELHDAIDAEVPGTLDIPKLFEFRSWAGSDRDGNPYVTPEVTANTLERQRSVILDRYRDQLKRLSGVLSQDGSRIDAGSAFQASLERDRERLPGSARTAEQRYPDEPYRQKLKLMRERLRRVGDVRPGGYDDVDELRGDLKVIAESLRNNNADSVADAHVDPIRRQVATFGFSLASLDLRDHQQKHTDAIADALEHEGIDYRALSEDERVELLTDAVLQDEPVIDLGETADLSDDSARVLELFDSLADWQAEYGVHAIDTYCISMTEEPSHVLEVLFLADQAGVISLPEHSGVDIVPLLETEYALSGARRIMGTLFENEAYAQALEARGRTQEIMLGYSDSNKENGFLAANWSLYKNQRRLGEICDDHDVTMRLFHGRGGSISRGGGPMNEALLALPNSTVTGQVKFTEQGEAIAEKYANPRIAERNIEQMLNAQLRARKQALDQPEEEVREEWFEAMETMADAARTEYRDLLESDGFVQYFEQATPITVIEDLDLGSRPASRSGERTVEDLRAIPWVFSWTQSRCILPGWYALATGVEAYLEDGGSIETLQTMYEEWPFFRTTLDNAALSLSRTELEIADRYADLAEPDLRERFFPRVSGEYERATDLITEIGQRDQLHTRDWLGENLERRNPYVDPLNMLQVYLLAQTDRTDIEERSLRLTVKGIAAGMKNTG
- a CDS encoding CBS domain-containing protein; its protein translation is MPEIKTIVREEVVSASPTTALTELAELMDDENVGSIVIVEDGHPRGIVTDRDLALQAVAHGADPTTATAADVMSDDPVTVELDSGILDVIRVMTDSNVRRIPATDEDGQLAGIVTFDDFVVLLSRELKLLGELVEAEVPPYEHT
- a CDS encoding HVO_0649 family zinc finger protein, with the translated sequence MVPFNADASTPLEWARQRYEHTDKKCPDCGYVDEEGNWESRTDGRRIVYRHVCPSCGASREHVFTLK
- a CDS encoding NAD-dependent epimerase/dehydratase family protein yields the protein MTLEGHAVLVTGGAGFIGSNLANHLAEDNDVTVADDCYLGTPENLTDDVEFVDASVLDDDLPTDVDVVFHLAALSSYAMHEDDPTTGARVNVEGFVNVVEQARQDGCETVVYASTSSIYGSRTEPSPEDMDVSVNTGYEASKLARERYGEYFSNHYDMSMAGMRFFSVYQGYGGAEEHKGEYANVIAQFADDIANGEAPVLYGDGTQTRDFTHVSDIVRGLEQAATNELDGIYNLGTGEAYDFNTVVEMINDELDTAIEPEYVENPIPESVYVHDTCADASKIREETGWVPQIDFEEGIRRVCAQYTDD
- a CDS encoding MaoC family dehydratase; protein product: MRYYEDIEIGDTDEFGEYHLTKDELLEFAEQYDPQPFHTDEATAEDSAFGQLIASGWHTASICMRLLVDGPLQDRAGMGARGVDELRWHQPVTPGDTLSIRTEVLEKRVSESDPTRGYVDTKLEGINQNDEVVISWIGLEMVARRDSGDDESSQ